From the genome of Ananas comosus cultivar F153 linkage group 18, ASM154086v1, whole genome shotgun sequence, one region includes:
- the LOC109723836 gene encoding LOW QUALITY PROTEIN: calmodulin (The sequence of the model RefSeq protein was modified relative to this genomic sequence to represent the inferred CDS: inserted 2 bases in 1 codon), producing the protein MCPSDRHPRGGGAASPDLRPAFDVLDADHDGRISRDDLKAFFSSAASPLTEDDIVAMISAADADRNGFVDYDEFEQXTGPGGGVMEEAFRVMDRDGDGKVGFEDLRAYLEWAGIPACDDDVRAMIRIGGGDGADGVCLDALARILAVDFA; encoded by the exons ATGTGCCCCTCCGATCGCCacccccgcggcggcggcgccgcctcgcCGGACCTCCGCCCCGCCTTCGACGTCCTCGACGCCGACCATGACGGCCGCATCAGCCGCGACGACCTCaaagccttcttctcctccgccgcgtccCCCCTCACCGAGGACGACATCGTCGCCATGAtctccgccgccgacgccgaccgCAACGGCTTCGTCGACTACGATGAGTTCGAGCA GACGGGGCCCGGCGGCGGCGTGATGGAGGAGGCGTTCCGCGTGATGGATCGGGACGGGGACGGGAAGGTGGGGTTCGAGGATCTCAGGGCGTACCTGGAGTGGGCGGGGATCCCCGCGTGCGACGACGACGTGCGCGCGATGATCCGCATCGGCGGCGGAGACGGCGCCGACGGGGTCTGCCTCGACGCCCTCGCGAGGATCCTCGCCGTCGATTTCGCCTAG